The DNA sequence GGATTCAAGGGCGTACTTGGCGTGAAGAGTTGAGACCGTAGTGGTGGAGGTGGCAGGATTATTATAGTATTTGTCAGAAGCTGCTTCGATGGAACGAACTGCGGCAGCCATGTCCCATTTTGCATCCTGCATGAGCGACAAGAGTAGAGATGTGAAGGACTTTGATGCTTCCTTTACTTGAGCCATTGTTGCTTCCAAGACTTCTGGGGATGGTGCTGCTACAAACCCTGCCTCTATTTCATGATACCAATTGGTAGGGTAGAAGATATAAGATGCTCTTCTTTTTCTAGACTTTGAAcacagtttttattttaatatatgtaagaaaaaaaaaaaaattaacaataatttgttttaacaaaattacaactaattaagaaaaaaaaaagagtatgaaATATTATTGTATGATTTGAGACTATAATGTGtctgaaaaaattattacatgattTCATATCATTATATCAATTTTGATGGGATATAATTGAGTTATattaatgcttctttttttttttatactaaaaattgaCCCGTATAATAAGTTTTCATGTTTTCAATCACATAAAAAATGGTCGCCACAAGGAACCTTGATTTCTCTCATGTTTTACCTTGCATTTGACTATTGCAACCAAGCTTTCTCTTTGTGTAAGGGTGAGGCCTCCGAGCTTTGTTTTCATGACTTGTGAGGGTAGCAACACACCCAAGCTTCACTTTGTGCAAGTCCTTGGCCTTCACTTCCTTCTTCATCACTGTCTCGTAGGGCGCATTCCCTCCTCTCCTTCTTCTACCCTCATCTTCTTCAACAGTACTCACACTCCCATGGAACCCGTCCCTCAACAGAGCAAGCTTCTTCAGCTGCGCCACCACTGCCACGTCAGCCTCCCTCAAGCTCTGTGGGTCCCACGTGCAGTGTGCTTCCTGCAAGCTCACGTACGCACTCTTCATTGCCGATACCGCTTCGAACACCTCCTCCATTAACGCCCTCATctgcttcaatttcttttcctcTCTTGAAATTACCTTCAAACCCATCACCATCTTTTCTTCACCGTAATAACCTTGTTCGTCTTGGGGTTTGTTTCCAAATGAGTCGCTGTGGTATTCCTCCTCCCTATCGTCGGCGAATGAGTGGAGGAAGCAGGAGGTGGTGACCCTTTGGATCAGATCGGAGAAATTCGAAACCTTTCTGGTCATTGCTACGTGTTTGTGCGTgcgagagagaaagagaggaagCAGAAGAATAAGTAAGAAAGAAGACGGTGGCAGCTGAGGTGGACCGCGGAGTGGGGTCAGTGAATTAATAATGCTGAACAAATCAAGCAATGGATGCTCAGAAATGTAACAAGAACCTGTCTTTTCACATGTGATTTTGGTGTTTATAAATACGGACTTTGTTTGcacttatttgttattttaagaaattaacaagatattaatttttacttttaatatatttatgcaTGCTTTTATTAAAACCAAAGAATACTGTATTAATATTCAACATACTATTAAGTCATtgcctagaattaaaataataaaaatattccaaTTTATAGACATCAAAAgattattttagtcattttttttcttaatttcaaagAAGCAAACCCATTTTTAGTGCTAaagtaatcttattttttaaagttatttcaaGTTACAGGAGTATAACACCAAAAACATATACTCGCTCTCTTCcgtctttatatttatataagatacaaattaaaaatgtagccttttttttttataaagtctaATCCAAAATGTTTTCTTCATTAGTTATTTTTCAGAGAATATCCTTAATTAATGTTAGACCAAGAACGACATGGCAATAAGAAAAGCATAACCCATTAATGatggttagttttatttatgggatagttttgaaaatatatattcatttaatacaaatttaatgcttttaaattaaattaattaatttttaaatcttaaaaaattagttaattaaatcttataataaGGACCAAAGGAAAGGAAGTATTTGATTCAATTTCTTAATCctgattaattagttaattgaattttataattagacTTTAATCCTTATGAATTAGTaaatatttgactaattagttgtttaaaattgttCAACGAGATGATTCTCTTAAAGTGACTAACTTAAAAACGAGAATTTGCTTCTTAATAAGGTTTTTAGTCCAAAGAGCTTTTAGGAGTTATAAAAAGTTGActatattatactattataagGAAATATTGCACAAAAAGTTgtaaatgaaagataaatggttGAGAACCTGAATTACGCCGTATTTTTCAACTATTTATAGAGTACAATGGACATAAGTTGTTTCCTGTGATATAGCTATCCATGTCCAAAATTTATTAGCTTGTCTCGCTTCTAGGTTGTGTTCATTGTTTTCACCCCTTGTTAGCTGTGCCTCCATTCTGCTTCCAAAAGTTCGATTACAACGGTTCTCGTATCATAGAATTAATAGCCAAACCTTAACTGGTAACTTGGTGAAATCGTCCTTCTAGAGGGACTCCACAGGTGAATTGAACATGGAATTGTATTGAAAGAAAAGATTTAATCAATGCACTGACGCCATTCGCGAGCAagataataaagaaattttgctacccatttttaataattgCCACTATACTACGATTGGTGGCCTTTaaagaaagcaaagcaaattgatTTGCCAATCCAAAGTTCCAAGCCCATAACACCCAAAACtccataaatgagaaacaatgcttaataaaaatcaagaggtgTACCAATTCCTCCACCTCAAAAAGTTATTAAGGAGTTCGGAATTATAATAGTCCCCATTAATTCACATTAATCCCATACTATTTAATATTTGTCCTCTAGCACCCACCAGTTCCATCAAGTCCGTGCTTGAAAGCTACAAcccatataattaattaagctcGTGTATGTTAGAAGTCCATTCCTTTCCTTGAAGTCGTGATTCCTAAGTAGTAAATGAGAAGGCAACCTAGTACTAGTCAGTGCATAggaaacttttaatttaaagaaaaagtacAAGAATGCAGTGCCAACCATGTGATCAGCTTGCTATGGATCATGGATgccactctttttttcttaaccgggatatgtgtaaaataacaatatacaaggatgcccttgactttgaggcatttatttattttacgttattttcttctatttctagCAATACCAAAGTGgagtatttattttcatatttattaaaaggTTATGAAAAGAGATTTCGAAGTAACTTTTATTTGTCGCAAAGTTACATTCCTATTTTAGCTAACTTTTATTCTCACAAAGAAGAGTGGGAAGATGATATTCCTTAAAACAAACTCCCCCTAAGATAAGGGCACAATAAAGATGCACATCCACAAGGGATACGCAAATCAGGCTAGCAAGAAGAAGGGGGATATGGATCACGTGATTCCCAAATGTGTAGCATATATTAACTACGTACCCACTTAAGCACCAAACGTCATAGAAAGCCTTGAATAAGTTCACTCACTATCAGTCCAAACGAACTGttgttttgtattttgaatACAATGAATGGCcatctaaattttcttttttactttttgggctTTTTGCCCCAAAGTCGGCCCAGCATTTTTATCATTGTTTTATaacgaggaaaaataaaataaaataattgccAAGCCTTTTCAGGTGCAAGCTACCCTATTTTAAATGGTTATACTTAGTAAACTGTAGCTAGCCATAGCATATTATAGTTGTAGTAGTATTGAAAATTGGGGTAACACAAATACAATGGAaacatttaagaaaaaagaaaatgttgaaaAATTGAGAATGATATACCTAGAAATTAGAAGAGACCGAGACAAATGCAAGGGGATGAGATCTGAAGTGTCGCACTGTGAGCCAAGTGACAGTCTGAACGGTGCTCATTCAGCCTGTCCCTTTCATCTCCTTCGAATAAAAGAACGGTTCAAATTGCGAAATCGTTTTGGAAAAACCAAAACCCCTTCCCTCAGTCTTGCCCCCCTATAATTCGTTCCTTCCATTTGCATCTCTATTTCtttgtcatatttttaaattaaaaaatcatcaatCAAATATGTAATAATATCTCCACTACACGGCACATACACATAGTAGCTAACACCATTTGCATATTAAAGAGAGTCACAAGCCAATTCTGAACCACACACTCACTTATTTGTTTCTTTCAACTCACTCACAGAGTAATGGCATCCATGGCGGCTATAGGTTCTCTGAATGTTCCTTGTTCTGCTTCTTCGCGTTCATCGAATGTGGGAAGAAAAAGCTTTCCACGCAGCCTTTCATTCTCTGCATCACAACTTTGTGGAGACAAGATTCACACAGATTCAGTTTCATTCGCACCAAAAATCGGTCGCAATCCTGTAATTGTTACCCCTAAAGCAGTTTCTGATTCCCAAAACTCCCAAACCTGTCTTGATCCCGATGCTAGCAGAGTGCGTTCAcctccattttctttctttccttgttattacataaaattagtgagaaatttGAAATCCCCATTCTTATATTTCTTAGGGTGTACTTGTTGATCAAATTAgaaacatgaatttttttttttttagatcacAATAGTGAATTTTGATCGTGCGATATTTGATTGATTCTGGTTCTGATTGTGATTGcaatttgaaaatgtttatagaGTGTGCTTGGCATTATACTTGGAGGTGGTGCTGGGACTCGTCTTTATCCACTGACCAAGAAGAGGGCAAAGCCAGCTGTTCCTCTTGGAGCTAACTATAGGCTAATTGACATTCCTGTTAGCAACTGCTTGAATAGCAACGTCTCCAAGATCTATGTTCTCACTCAATTCAATTCCGCCTCGTTAAACCGACACCTTTCTCGTGCTTATGCAAGCAACATGGGTGGCTACAAAAATGAGGGATTTGTTGAGGTTCTTGCTGCTCAGCAGAGTCCTGAGAATCCTAATTGGTTCCAGGTAATGACCACATTGCCTTGTTTGACTCTAAATTTTGATACCTCGCGATGATGACTTTTCTTGTcccttgattttattttttaacaaacttgGTGTGATCATTGCAGGGTACTGCAGATGCTGTCAGGCAGTATTTGTGGCTTTTTGAAGAGCACAATGTTTTGGAATTCTTGGTTCTGGCTGGTGACCATTTGTATCGAATGGATTACGAGAAATTTATCCAAGCGCATAGGGAAACTGATGCTGATATCACTGTGGCTGCATTGCCAATGGATGAAAAGCGTGCCACTGCATTTGGCCTGATGAAGATTGATGAAGAGGGGCGTATAATTGAATTCGCCGAAAAGCCAAAAGGAGAACAGTTGAAAGCTATGAAGGTAAGCCCATATAACATGTATTATATGTTGTTATTTATCTGGAAATTATTACCTGAGCAATTGCTTAAAAATGCCACTAGGTTGATACTACAATTTTGGGTCTTGATGACGAGAGAGCAAAGGAATTGCCTTATATTGCTAGCATGGGTATATATGTTGTTAGCAAAAACGTGATGTTAGACCTGCTCCGTGAGAAGTTTCCTGGTGCAAATGACTTTGGGAGTGAAGTGATTCCTGGTGCTACTTCTATTGGAATGAGGGTATGTGTTCCTTCTGGTTATTTAATATTACGAAAactttcttgtcattttcttgcaTAGCAAAATTTAGCATGCAATTTTTTAGAATGTTGTATGGCATGTTTGTGTATATTCACAGGTGCAAGCTTACTTGTATGATGGCTACTGGGAAGACATTGGTACAATTGAGGCTTTCTATAATGCAAATCTGGGAATCACCAAAAAGCCTGTGCCTGACTTCAGGTAAATTATATAGGCTATTTAATATATCCATCATATTGACAAATGTATTTCAACGGTAGTATATTGTGGTTCTGATGTTTATGTGTTCATGCATTTTGGCATATTGATTGCAGTTTCTATGATCGTTCATCTCCAATCTACACCCAACCACGATATTTGCCTCCCTCTAAGATGCTTGATGCTGATGTCACTGATAGTGTTATTGGTGAAGGATGTGTGATTAAGGTAAGTATTTCAGAACCTTCACATTCTACTGATCTGCTCTATAAATGAGATTTATACAATTCTTAACAAAGATGTCAAATATAATGAGATTGATTTATTTATAGGAAACTAACTTTGTATTCCATATTTTGTTCCATAGAACTGCAAAATTCACCATTCTGTGGTTGGGCTGCGATCTTGCATATCAGAAGGTGCAATTATTGAAGACACGTTATTAATGGGGGCAGATTATTACGAGGTA is a window from the Glycine max cultivar Williams 82 chromosome 2, Glycine_max_v4.0, whole genome shotgun sequence genome containing:
- the LOC100790187 gene encoding glucose-1-phosphate adenylyltransferase small subunit 2, chloroplastic — its product is MASMAAIGSLNVPCSASSRSSNVGRKSFPRSLSFSASQLCGDKIHTDSVSFAPKIGRNPVIVTPKAVSDSQNSQTCLDPDASRSVLGIILGGGAGTRLYPLTKKRAKPAVPLGANYRLIDIPVSNCLNSNVSKIYVLTQFNSASLNRHLSRAYASNMGGYKNEGFVEVLAAQQSPENPNWFQGTADAVRQYLWLFEEHNVLEFLVLAGDHLYRMDYEKFIQAHRETDADITVAALPMDEKRATAFGLMKIDEEGRIIEFAEKPKGEQLKAMKVDTTILGLDDERAKELPYIASMGIYVVSKNVMLDLLREKFPGANDFGSEVIPGATSIGMRVQAYLYDGYWEDIGTIEAFYNANLGITKKPVPDFSFYDRSSPIYTQPRYLPPSKMLDADVTDSVIGEGCVIKNCKIHHSVVGLRSCISEGAIIEDTLLMGADYYETEADKRFLAAKGSVPIGIGRNSHIKRAIIDKNARIGENVKIINSDNVQEAARETDGYFIKSGIVTVIKDALIPSGTVI
- the LOC100780566 gene encoding protein GRAVITROPIC IN THE LIGHT 1 isoform X2; this translates as MTRKVSNFSDLIQRVTTSCFLHSFADDREEEYHSDSFGNKPQDEQGYYGEEKMVMGLKVISREEKKLKQMRALMEEVFEAVSAMKSAYVSLQEAHCTWDPQSLREADVAVVAQLKKLALLRDGFHGSVSTVEEDEGRRRRGGNAPYETVMKKEVKAKDLHKVKLGCVATLTSHENKARRPHPYTKRKLGCNSQMQGFVAAPSPEVLEATMAQVKEASKSFTSLLLSLMQDAKWDMAAAVRSIEAASDKYYNNPATSTTTVSTLHAKYALESYIFRKMFQGFDHESFYMDNNTLSSLLNPAQFRRDCFSQYHDMKSTDPSELLGVLPTCHFGKFCSNKYLSVVHPKMEESLFGDLVQHSLVSEGNHPRTRFYKEFLGVAKGVWLLHLLAFSFDPLPSKFEASSGAEFHPRYMETVVKFAGGRVPPGTVVGFSVSPGFKFRNGSVVKARVYLMARN
- the LOC100780566 gene encoding protein GRAVITROPIC IN THE LIGHT 1 isoform X1, with product MTRKVSNFSDLIQRVTTSCFLHSFADDREEEYHSDSFGNKPQDEQGYYGEEKMVMGLKVISREEKKLKQMRALMEEVFEAVSAMKSAYVSLQEAHCTWDPQSLREADVAVVAQLKKLALLRDGFHGSVSTVEEDEGRRRRGGNAPYETVMKKEVKAKDLHKVKLGCVATLTSHENKARRPHPYTKRKLGCNSQMQEAGFVAAPSPEVLEATMAQVKEASKSFTSLLLSLMQDAKWDMAAAVRSIEAASDKYYNNPATSTTTVSTLHAKYALESYIFRKMFQGFDHESFYMDNNTLSSLLNPAQFRRDCFSQYHDMKSTDPSELLGVLPTCHFGKFCSNKYLSVVHPKMEESLFGDLVQHSLVSEGNHPRTRFYKEFLGVAKGVWLLHLLAFSFDPLPSKFEASSGAEFHPRYMETVVKFAGGRVPPGTVVGFSVSPGFKFRNGSVVKARVYLMARN